In one window of Blastopirellula marina DNA:
- a CDS encoding YciI family protein, translating into MKYILLMYHTEGVFTQEELPKEMQYAIGLCEELVAKGQFVGASPLQTISTATSLTAKSGRTEVRDGPFTETKEQLGGYVIVDVPNLDEAIAIAEKFPAAKRGTVEIRPLFPLAGIPVS; encoded by the coding sequence ATGAAGTACATCCTGCTCATGTACCACACGGAAGGGGTTTTTACGCAAGAGGAGTTACCCAAAGAGATGCAATATGCGATTGGGCTGTGCGAAGAGCTGGTCGCCAAAGGGCAGTTTGTGGGGGCTTCGCCATTGCAGACGATCAGTACGGCGACCAGCCTGACGGCTAAATCGGGGCGCACCGAAGTCCGTGACGGGCCCTTTACTGAAACCAAGGAACAGTTAGGTGGCTATGTGATTGTCGACGTGCCGAACCTGGACGAGGCGATTGCCATTGCCGAAAAGTTTCCGGCTGCCAAGCGAGGGACCGTCGAGATCCGGCCGCTGTTTCCGTTGGCAGGCATCCCCGTTTCATGA
- a CDS encoding tellurite resistance TerB family protein, with amino-acid sequence MSLFDDVLDDSSFAPEQFGPQEGFAGTLLAASACDGHIADEEVGSLVSTLTRMKMYQHVPPHKFNSMMDRLMGILKRGGPEKLIASAIPAIPPELRETVFANACDIVLADGVVEADEKEFIDDLMIKLEMDKNRAKTIVQVMVFKNQG; translated from the coding sequence ATGTCACTATTTGATGATGTATTAGACGACTCGTCCTTCGCCCCGGAACAGTTTGGCCCCCAAGAAGGTTTCGCCGGAACGCTTCTGGCGGCCTCTGCCTGCGATGGCCATATTGCCGATGAAGAAGTTGGCTCGCTGGTCTCGACACTGACCCGCATGAAGATGTATCAGCATGTGCCACCGCACAAGTTCAATTCGATGATGGATCGCCTGATGGGGATCCTTAAACGAGGTGGACCTGAAAAGCTGATCGCCTCCGCGATTCCAGCCATTCCTCCGGAACTGCGCGAGACGGTCTTCGCCAATGCCTGCGATATCGTGCTAGCCGACGGCGTGGTCGAAGCGGACGAAAAGGAATTCATCGACGACCTGATGATCAAGCTCGAGATGGACAAGAACCGCGCCAAGACGATCGTCCAAGTCATGGTATTCAAGAACCAAGGCTAA